In Oryzias latipes chromosome 15, ASM223467v1, the following proteins share a genomic window:
- the heatr5b gene encoding HEAT repeat-containing protein 5B isoform X3 — protein sequence MELAHSLLLNEDALAQITEAKRPVFIFEWLRFLDKVLVAANKVDVKEKQKKLVEQLTGLISSAPGPPTRKLLAKNLATLYSIGDTFTVFQTLDKCNEIIKSKDDTPTYLPTKLAAVACLGAFYEKMGRMLGSSFPDTINNLLKALKSAESQGRGEILLSLQKVLSGLGGAAASCHRDIYKNARSLLTDRSMAVRCAVAKCLLELQNEAVFMWTTELENMATLCFKALEGSNYGVRVAVAKLLGTVMATALLPKQAAVMRQNVKRATLEEVLELMATGFLRGGSGFLKSGGEMLKGGGSVSREVRVGVTQAYVVFVTTLGGQWLERNFATFLSHVLDLVSHPRATQTHVEAVYSRRCVSFMLRATLGGLLGEKAQIAAGKEICQAIGKQMRAVGKEDGGEISRFRALQKAVVNDINGENKTGAADVSASQHVMVCALKELGSLVQSLSATASPLIQEPSVGLLETVTSVLLHPSMAARLAAARCLRCVAVALPYQLSPLLDRCAERINSLKSSPEAVSGYSFAMAALLGGVHQCPLGIPHSKGKSVVSIAEDLLRTAAQNSRLSLQRTQAGWLLLGALMTLGSSLVRYHLPKMLLLWRNVFPRSQKELEAEKARGDSFTWQVTLEGRAGALCAMRSFVAHCPELLTEDVIRRLMSPVECAMTMLSHVPAITKVHGAHLKASAAMVRLRLYDILALLPPKTYEGNFNALLRELVAEFTLTDNSANTTTSLLRSLCHYDDSVLMGSWLQETDHKSIEDQLQPNSASGSGALEHDPSSIYLRVLVGEAIPGPLPLGVSVIDASVALFGVVFPHVSFKHRLQMLDHFAECVKQAKGVRQQAVQLNIFTAVLSALKGLAENKSTLGPEEVRKSALALVMGALDNPNPILRCAAGEALGRMAQVVGEVTFIARMAQTSFDKLKSARDVVSRTGHSLALGCLHRYVGGIGSGQHLKTSVSILLALAQDGSSHEVQTWALHSLALIVDSSGPMYRGYVEPTLSLVLTLLLTVPPSHTEVHQCLGRCLGALITTVGPELQGNSATISTIRSSCLVGCAIMQDHSDSLVQAAAISCLQQLHMFAPRHVNLSSLVPCLCVHLCSSHLLLRRAAVACLRQLAQREAAEVCEYAMSLARRAGDNKDSTPIKLNITETGLEGVLFGMLDRETDRKLCSDIHDTFGHMLSSLAVEKLSHWLKLCKDVLAATTDVGGAVPVKVEKDEDSEKKDEMDDDTMFTGLGEDEKSKPSVAPRWVTRVFAADCLCRIILLCENADKAHFDLATARAGKGKNAKGDLLVLHLSDLIRMAFMAATDHSNQLRMAGLQALEDIIKKFAAVPEPEFPGHVILEQYQANVGAALRPAFSPDTPSDITAKACQVCSTWIGSGVVSDLNDLRRVHNLLVSSLDKVQAGKGSSSQLYSESATTMEKLAVLKAWAEVYVVAMKVKKEADSKPAKVVRRGRGEEEDEEDLGADVLPPDSLITLVQPELPTLSRLWLAMLRDYALLTLPAEFSSQLPPEGGAFYTPETIDTARHHYRSSWAPVLHAVALWLNSTGFTAAEDQDEASPASFKPPNLPQVSTTKTFEELVKDKLHLMLGVSIEFLCFPRPEEPIEHVISCLHALCTLLETPCVKKHIAEDQLLAVELLNVLHRLLLTRDPPAVQLLVTAVVQETVRAAQDHLQQQRANTGKEEEESEKDSQANLGDGGETGELVPGKSLVYATMELLVFILVRHLPQLNSRVKESPSHVPLRPRRLPEESARLVANTVSILAELPLLCSAAGGMTILPTVLFLITGVLRDTAIKTPDNSVPPPVAAALQGIKVILTSPMARVESIQTRWTALVRSSLASVLEYSQPDETRPDMDEVSMLTAIPLFLLSASSELVGVVVLQKGCIDRFRNALNSSDPWVQARCYQLLLSVFQHANRALSTPYIHALAPLMVEKLKAVERSRPGTAAELQAVQEGIRVLENLVSMGEEKNRVQLLALLVPTLISYLLDENAISSAPQVSRSLHDFALQNLMRIGPLYPAAFKTVIGAAPELKTRLESAVRANQASSKAKAAARQAQPAVQAAPTIKLKTSFF from the exons ATGGAGCTGGCACACAGCCTGCTGCTCAATGAAGATGCTTTGGCGCAGATCACTGAGGCTAAAAGGCCCGTTTTCATCTTCGAGTGGCTTCGCTTCCTGGATAAAGTGCTTGTGGCTGCGAATAAG GTCGATGTAAAGGAGAAGCAGAAGAAGCTGGTGGAGCAGCTAACAGGACTGATCAGCAGCGCACCGGGACCTCCTACTAGAAAACTCCTGGCTAAAAACCTGGCCACTTTATACAGCATTGGTGACACCTTTACTGTTTTCCAAACGTTGGATAAATGCAACGAGATCATTAAAAGCAAGGATGACACGCCAACATACCTGCCAACAAAACT TGCTGCAGTTGCCTGTTTGGGAGCGTTTTATGAAAAGATGGGCCGGATGCTTGGAAGCTCCTTTCCAGACACCATTAACAATCTTCTGAAAGCACTAAAGAGCGCCGAG TCCCAGGGCAGAGGGGAGATCCTCCTCAGTCTGCAGAAGGTGCTGAGTGGATTAGGTGGAGCAGCAGCTTCGTGTCACCGAGACATCTACAAAAATGCTCGCTCTTTACTCACCGACAGATCTATGGCGGTGCGCTGCGCTGTTGCAAAG TGCCTGTTGGAGCTGCAGAATGAGGCGGTCTTCATGTGGACCACGGAGCTGGAGAACATGGCCACCCTGTGCTTCAAAGCTCTGGAAGGGTCCAACTACGGCGTCCGGGTAGCGGTGGCCAAACTGCTCGGGACCGTCATGGCTACCGCGTTGCTGCCAAAACAGGCTGCCG TCATGCGGCAGAACGTGAAGCGGGCCACGCTGGAGGAAGTTCTGGAGCTGATGGCCACTGGGTTTCTGCGTGGCGGTTCCGGTTTCCTGAAAAGCGGAGGGGAAATGCTGAAGGGTGGGGGCTCTGTAAGCAGGGAGGTGCGGGTGGGCGTGACCCAG gcTTATGTCGTGTTTGTGACTACGCTGGGGGGCCAGTGGCTGGAGCGCAACTTTGCCACATTCCTGTCCCACGTTCTGGACCTGGTCTCCCACCCACGGGCCACGCAGACGCACGTGGAGGCGGTGTACTCGCGCCGCTGCGTGTCTTTCATGCTGCGCGCCACCCTGGGCGGCTTACTCGGGGAGAAGGCGCAAATCGCAGCCGGGAAAGAAATCTGTCAAGCCATCGGCAAGCAGATGAGGGCTGTGGGTAAGGAGGATGGGGGGGAAATATCACGGTTCAGAGCATTACAGA aggctGTAGTGAACGACATCAACGGCGAGAACAAGACGGGAGCGGCCGACGTGTCCGCCAGTCAGCACGTCATGGTGTGCGCCCTGAAAGAGCTGGGCAGTTTAGTCCAGAGTCTGAGCGCCACGGCCTCCCCGCTCATCCAGGAGCCTTCTGTTG GACTCCTTGAAACCGTGACGTCAGTGCTGCTGCACCCGAGCATGGCGGCACGTTTGGCAGCCGCGAGGTGCCTGCGCTGCGTCGCCGTGGCGCTGCCCTATCAGCTGTCGCCGTTGCTGGACCGCTGTGCTGAGAGGATCAACAGCCTGAAAAGCTCGCCTGAGGCCGTGAGTGGCTACAGCTTTgcgatggcggctctgctgggAGGGGTGCACCAGTGTCCTCTGGGAATCCCGCACTCGAAGGGAAAG TCGGTGGTCAGCATAGCTGAAGACCTCCTCCGCACGGCCGCCCAGAACAGCCGGCTGTCGCTGCAGCGCACTCAAGCAGGATGGCTGCTGCTGGGGGCCCTCATGACTCTGG GCTCCTCTCTGGTGCGCTACCACCTTCCcaagatgctgctgctgtggaggaACGTCTTTCCCCGCTCCCAGAAAGAGCTGGAGGCAGAAAAGGCCAGAGGAGACTCCTTCACCTGGCAGGTCACCCTGGAGGGCCGAGCTGGAGCCCTTTGTG CGATGCGCAGCTTCGTGGCTCACTGTCCCGAGCTCCTCACTGAAGACGTCATCCGCAGACTGATGTCCCCCGTTGAATGTGCCATGACCATGCTGTCCCA CGTTCCTGCCATCACGAAGGTCCACGGTGCTCACCTCAAAGCCAGTGCAGCCATGGTGAGGCTCAGGTTATACGACATCTTGGCTCTCTTGCCTCCTAAGACTTATGAAG GAAACTTCAACGCTCTTCTGAGAGAGCTGGTGGCAGAGTTCACGCTGACCGATAACTCGGCCAACACCACCACGTCTTTGCTGCGCTCGCTGTGTCACTACGACGACAGCGTGCTCATGGGCTCCTGGCTGCAGGAAACGGACCACAAGTCCATCGAGGATCAA CTGCAGCCCAACAGTGCGTCTGGGAGTGGCGCTCTTGAACACGATCCTTCCTCCATCTACCTGCGTGTCCTTGTGGGCGAGGCCATCCCGGGGCCTCTGCCTTTGGGCGTGTCTGTCATCGACGCTTCGGTGGCTCTCTTTGGGGTGGTGTTCCCCCACGTCTCCTTCAAACACCG GCTCCAGATGCTGGACCACTTTGCAGAGTGTGTCAAGCAGGCCAAAGGAGTCCGGCAGCAGGCGGTCCAGCTGAACATCTTCACCGCAGTGCTCAGTGCTCTCAAG gGTTTGGCTGAGAACAAGAGCACTCTGGGTCCAGAGGAGGTGCGGAAGTCGGCCTTGGCCCTCGTTATGGGCGCGTTGGACAATCCCAATCCCATCCTGCGCTGTGCTGCTGGGGAGGCTCTCGGCAGGATGGCTCAGGTGGTGGGAGAGGTCACCTTCATCGCCAGAATGGCTCAAACCAGCTTTGATAA ACTGAAGTCGGCCCGTGATGTGGTGTCACGGACCGGCCATTCTTTGGCTCTTGGCTGTCTGCATCGATATGTGGGGGGAATCGGTTCAGGTCAGCACCTGAAAACCAGCGTCAGCATCCTGCTAGCTCTGGCCCAGGACGGCTCCTCTCACGAGGTTCAG ACGTGGGCTCTCCACTCTCTGGCCCTCATTGTGGATTCCAGCGGACCCATGTACCGAGGCTACGTGGAGCCCACGCTGTCGCTGGTTCTGACCCTGCTCCTCACCGTGCCGCCGTCCCACACTGAGGTTCACCAGTGTTTGGGTCGCTGCCTGGGGGCTCTCATCACCACCGTGGGGCCAGAATTACAGG GAAACAGCGCCACCATCTCCACCATTCGCTCGTCCTGCCTGGTGGGCTGCGCCATCATGCAGGACCACTCCGACTCTCTGGTCCAGGCGGCCGCCATCTCgtgtctgcagcagctgcacatgtttgccccgcggcacgtcaacCTCTCCAGCCTGGTGCCCTGCCTCTGT GTGCACCTGTGCAGCTCTCACCTGCTGCTGCGCCGCGCCGCCGTGGCCTGCCTGAGGCAGCTCGCTCAGAGGGAAGCGGCGGAGGTCTGCGAGTACGCCATGAGCCTGGCGAGACGGGCAGGAGACAACAAGGACAGCACCCCCATCA AGCTGAACATCACTGAGACCGGTCTGGAGGGGGTTCTGTTCGGCATGTTGGATCGGGAGACAGACAGGAAGTTGTGTTCGGACATCCATGACACCTTTGGTCACATGCTGTCTTCGCTGGCTGTGGAAAAACTCAGTCACTGGCTGAAACTTTGCAAGGATGTTCTTGCAGCAACTACAG ACGTAGGGGGAGCTGTGCCAGTcaaggtggaaaaggatgaagaCTCGGAGAAAAAAGACGAGATGGACGACGACACCATGTTCACGGGCCTGGGGGAGGATGAGAAAAGCAAGCCCTCCGTGGCGCCTCGCTGGGTGACGCGCGTGTTCGCCGCCGACTGTCTGTGTCGTATCATCTTGTTGTGCGAGAACGCGGACAAAGCGCACTTTGACCTCGCGACGGCACGCGCGGGGAAAGGCAAGAACGCCAAAG GAGATCTACTGGTGCTCCACCTGTCGGACCTGATCCGCATGGCCTTCATGGCGGCCACTGACCACAGCAACCAGCTGAGGATGGCGGGCCTGCAGGCTCTGGAAGACATCATCAAGAAGTTTGCTGCGGTACCAGAGCCCGAGTTCCCCGGACATGTTATCCTGGAACAGTACCAAGCCAAT gttggaGCTGCTCTCAGACCTGCATTTTCCCCGGATACACCGTCTGACATTACAGCCAAAGCCTGCCAG GTGTGCAGCACGTGGATCGGCAGCGGTGTCGTCAGTGACCTGAACGACCTGCGGCGAGTTCACAACCTGCTGGTGTCCTCGCTGGACAAAGTGCAGGCTGGGAAGGGCTCGTCCAGCCAGCTGTACAGCGAGAGCGCCACCACCATGGAGAAGCTGGCCGTGCTGAAGGCGTGGGCGGAG GTGTACGTGGTGGCTATGAAGGTCAAAAAGGAGGCGGACTCTAAGCCGGCGAAGGTGGtcaggagaggaagaggggaggaggaggatgaggaggacctGGGTGCAGACGTGCTTCCTCCCGATAGTCTCATCACATTGGTGCAGCCGGAGCTGCCCACGCTGAGCCGCCTCTGGCTGGCCATGCTGAGAGACTACGCTCTGCTGACGCTGCCGGCAGAGTTTTCCAGCCAGCTGCCCCCTGAAG GTGGAGCATTTTACACCCCAGAGACGATAGACACGGCGAGACACCACTACCGCAGCTCCTGGGCGCCTGTCCTGCACGCCGTGGCTCTCTGGCTCAACAGCACCGGGTTCACGGCCGCTGAGGACCAAGACGAGGCCTCGCCAGCGTCCTTCAAGCCCCCCAACCTTCCTCAGGTTTCTACAACAAAGACTTTCGAGGAGTTGGTCAAAGACAAACTGCATCTAAtgttag GTGTCAGCATCGAGTTTCTGTGCTTCCCTCGACCAGAGGAGCCGATCGAACACGTCATTTCCTGCCTGCACGCTCTCTGCACGCTGCTGGAAACTCCCTGCGTTAAAAAGCACATCGCAGAAGACCAG CTGCTGGCGGTGGAGCTCCTGAACGTCCTCCACAGGCTTCTGCTGACCAGAGATCCTCCTGCTGTGCAGCTCCTGGTCACTGCTGTTGTGCAGGAGACCGTCAGGGCCGCACAGGATCATCTGCAGCAACAGCGGGCTAACACAG gaaaagaagaagaagaaagtgaAAAAGACTCTCAAGCCAACCTGGGAGACGGAGGGGAAACAGGGGAGCTTGTTCCTGGAAAGTCCTTGGTGTATGCCACCATGGAGTTGCTCGTCTTCATCCTGGTCCGCCACCTACCGCAGCTCAATTCCCGGGTGAAGGAGTCGCCCAGCCACGTGCCTCTGCGGCCTCGGAGGTTACCTGAAGAGAGCGCTCGGCTGGTGGCCAACACAGTTTCCATCCTGGCAGAGCTGCCgttgctctgctctgctgctg GAGGCATGACCATCCTACCCACTGTGCTCTTCCTGATCACCGGCGTTCTGAGGGACACTGCGATCAAAACTCCGGACAATTCGGTGCCTCCCCCTGTAGCTGCTGCCCTGCAGGGCATCAAGGTCATCCTGACCTCCCCTATGGCCAGGGTGGAAAGCATCCAGACGCGGTGGACCGCTCTCGTGAGGAGCAGCTTGGCATCAGTACTCGAGTACTCGCAGCCGG ATGAAACCAGACCGGATATGGACGAGGTCAGCATGTTGACGGCCATCCCTCTCTTCCTGCTGTCAGCCAGCAGTGAGCTGGTTGGAGTGGTGGTCCTGCAGAAGGGCTGCATCGACCGCTTCCGAAATGCCCTCAATTCTAGTGACCCCTGG GTTCAGGCGCGGTGTTACCAGCTGCTGCTGTCGGTGTTTCAACACGCCAACCGCGCCCTCTCCACGCCGTACATCCACGCCCTGGCTCCGCTCATGGTGGAGAAGTTAAAGGCGGTGGAACGCAGTCGGCCAGGCACCGCCGCGGAGCTGCAGGCTGTGCAGGAGGGCATCAGGGTCCTGGAGAATCTGGTCAGCATGGGCGAAGAGAAGAATC GGGTGCAGCTTCTCGCCCTTCTGGTACCAACTCTCATCTCTTACCTTTTGGATGAAAACGCCATCTCCTCTGCGCCACAAGTCTCCAGGAGTCTCCATGACTTTGCCCTCCAGAATCTAATGCGGATCGGTCCCCTCTATCCAGCGGCCTTTAAGACAGTAATCGGTGCGGCGCCTGAGCTTAAGACGCGTTTGGAGTCTGCCGTACGGGCCAACCAGGCCAGCAGCAAAGCCAAAGCTGCAGCCAGGCAAGCTCAGCCGGCCGTGCAGGCTGCTCCCACCATCAAGCTGAAGACCAGCTTCTTCTGA